A portion of the Staphylococcus felis genome contains these proteins:
- the recN gene encoding DNA repair protein RecN produces MLQSLSIKQFAIIEELEIQFTDGLTVLSGETGAGKSIIIDSIGQLIGIRASSDFVRHGAKKAIIEGVFDIDNANEAIEVLETLGIDVNEDFLIVKREIFSSGKSICRINNQTITLQDLRRVMQELLDIHGQHETQSLLKQKYHVELLDKYADGIYEQHLDQYKRLFNAHQEKISELKELESADQALLQRLDLLRFQYDELKESKLKEGEIEQLEIDIKRIQNSENLSLSLNAAYVTLTDEHAIPDRLYELSSQLQTINHIVPEKFQQLKEEVDQFYYLLEDAKHQIYEEINQTEFDENYLNELESRMNLLNNLKRKYGKDISELIHYQAKISEEINKIENFEESTSNLRDEIKELNTQLKLEGEKLSKERRKVARTLRDHIVTEIQYLQMKDANLEISFKPYESPQKDGLERIEFLISPNKGEPLKSLNKIASGGELSRIMLALKSIFVRSRGQTAILFDEVDSGVSGQAAQKMAEKMKEIAKVIQVICISHLPQVASMSNHHLYISKQELNDRTITSVQTLHDDARVEEVARMISGAKVTELTKQNAKEMIEQNQKL; encoded by the coding sequence ATGTTACAAAGTTTATCAATCAAACAATTCGCTATTATTGAAGAACTTGAAATTCAATTTACCGATGGATTGACTGTTTTAAGTGGAGAAACTGGTGCTGGTAAATCTATTATTATCGATTCAATCGGTCAACTAATAGGCATTCGCGCTTCTTCTGATTTTGTTCGTCATGGTGCAAAAAAAGCAATTATTGAAGGGGTTTTTGATATTGATAATGCGAATGAAGCAATCGAAGTTTTAGAAACTTTAGGTATAGATGTTAATGAAGACTTTCTAATTGTAAAACGTGAAATTTTTAGTTCTGGTAAAAGCATATGTCGCATTAACAACCAAACTATCACTTTACAAGATTTACGCCGAGTGATGCAAGAACTATTAGACATACATGGTCAACACGAAACGCAATCCTTATTAAAACAAAAATATCATGTTGAATTACTAGACAAATATGCTGATGGTATCTACGAACAACATTTGGATCAATACAAACGCTTATTCAATGCCCATCAAGAGAAAATAAGCGAACTCAAAGAGCTAGAATCTGCTGATCAAGCTTTATTACAACGACTCGATTTACTCAGATTTCAATATGATGAATTAAAAGAATCTAAGCTTAAAGAAGGCGAAATTGAGCAACTTGAAATAGATATCAAACGTATCCAGAATTCTGAAAACCTAAGTCTTTCTTTAAATGCAGCCTATGTAACTTTGACTGATGAACATGCTATTCCTGATCGTTTATATGAACTAAGCTCTCAGTTACAAACAATCAATCATATCGTTCCTGAAAAGTTTCAACAATTAAAAGAAGAGGTTGATCAATTTTACTATTTACTTGAAGATGCCAAACATCAAATTTATGAAGAAATCAATCAGACAGAGTTTGATGAAAATTATTTAAATGAACTTGAGTCTCGAATGAACCTGCTCAACAATTTAAAGCGAAAATATGGGAAAGATATCTCTGAGCTCATTCATTATCAAGCTAAAATCAGTGAAGAGATTAATAAAATTGAAAACTTTGAAGAAAGCACATCTAATTTAAGAGATGAAATTAAAGAATTAAATACTCAATTAAAGCTTGAAGGAGAAAAGCTATCAAAAGAAAGACGGAAAGTTGCACGAACACTTAGAGATCATATTGTCACCGAAATTCAATATTTACAAATGAAAGATGCAAACTTGGAAATTTCGTTTAAGCCTTATGAATCTCCTCAAAAAGATGGACTTGAAAGAATAGAATTTTTAATAAGTCCAAATAAAGGTGAACCACTAAAAAGTTTGAATAAGATTGCAAGCGGCGGTGAGTTATCTCGTATCATGCTCGCTTTAAAAAGTATTTTTGTTCGCTCTAGAGGTCAAACAGCAATACTTTTTGACGAAGTTGATTCAGGTGTATCAGGTCAGGCAGCTCAAAAAATGGCAGAAAAAATGAAGGAAATCGCCAAAGTGATTCAAGTTATCTGTATATCTCATCTACCACAAGTTGCATCAATGAGCAATCATCACCTCTATATATCTAAACAAGAATTGAACGATAGAACTATAACAAGTGTTCAAACGTTACATGATGATGCACGCGTGGAAGAAGTAGCTCGAATGATTTCTGGCGCAAAAGTCACTGAGTTAACAAAACAAAATGCAAAAGAAATGATTGAACAAAATCAAAAGCTATAA
- the ahrC gene encoding transcriptional regulator AhrC/ArgR: MPKKSVRHIKIREIISNEQIETQDDLVRRLNDYEMNVTQATVSRDIKELQLIKVPAPSGQYIYSLPNDRRYHPLEKLGRYLMDSFVKIDGTDNLLVLKTLPGNAQSIGAILDQIDWEEVLGTICGDDTCLIICQNEIAASEIKSRIFNML, translated from the coding sequence ATGCCTAAAAAATCAGTTAGACATATTAAGATTAGAGAAATCATTTCAAATGAACAAATCGAAACTCAAGATGATCTTGTTCGAAGATTAAATGATTATGAAATGAATGTAACTCAAGCTACAGTATCTCGAGATATAAAAGAACTTCAACTTATTAAAGTCCCTGCACCAAGCGGACAATATATCTATAGTTTACCTAATGATCGTCGTTACCATCCTTTAGAAAAATTAGGTCGCTATCTAATGGACTCATTTGTCAAAATTGATGGGACTGATAATCTTCTCGTACTCAAAACATTACCCGGCAACGCTCAGTCTATAGGAGCAATTTTAGATCAAATTGATTGGGAAGAGGTTTTAGGTACTATTTGTGGTGATGATACTTGTCTCATTATTTGTCAAAACGAAATAGCTGCTAGTGAAATTAAATCTAGAATTTTCAATATGTTGTAA